Proteins encoded in a region of the Diabrotica virgifera virgifera chromosome 4, PGI_DIABVI_V3a genome:
- the LOC126883825 gene encoding uncharacterized protein LOC126883825 yields the protein MLAKLIQLIASILGLIRNDYNDENLRKGLIECNKTSKKLRDSMRYAKTIGEKQHLEAQMRQVKTLRNQLKAEQKKGAGLNTRPETAYKRVQWDDSISAFNSRIRTGVISNLKHKDPGSFLVDCKALFKRRIHNALKTDEAVKVNMVFGGEFQVASGDKVLNDTKYFTTSNSPIYRDTNIDEWFEKKVVEPISRDLEEFQERDSGWALKAVVNLGVNINKFTPQLGSSYIELPPQIKTKQACINVKNDDEACFAWAIISALYPTTKNVDLMTSYPHYSSILKLKGIQWPMTIKQIPNFEKQNNMSINVYILKKEKKNYTTLPTFLTKNKKDKHVNLLLVQDTYDEQGPIRYHYVWIKNLSRLLSNQLSKDKGTKCFCDSCLHYFITKEKLNVHKACCKGRSDVNCDRCLQTFSSSTQLEAHTNDCVRINETAIKMPEQSRKMLRFKNFWNKIKAPFTVYADLESALKRTGDPKKHQEHIPVAVGYFFKCSYDDTLSFYSSYRGKDCMKWFADELNQLAVNVSTVFMCPYDIDMTSQQESDFHAATHCHICEQRFSLDDKKVRDHNHLTPEHNYRGAAHEGCNINYKDAHTIPVIFHNLSGYDAHFIVNDIATQIKGPVDLLPITKEKYISFTKHLNDARIKFRFIDSFRFLASSLDKLSSYLTEYPNLRSQYTSLPEENFHLLTKKGIMPYDYIDSFIKFTETSLPPIESFYNKLDDKPCPRRHYHRAQDVWSSFSCSTLGDYVDLYMKTDILLLADVFEQFRTSCLKTYNLDPAHYFTLPGFTWDAMLKHTKQELELLTDPDMFLFVERGIRGGLSQVCSKRRVHANNKYMTSYDPSKPDSYLMYFDVNNQYGWAMSQFLPYGGFEWVDANIDVLSIADDASEGYFLEVDLAYPQHIHDRHKDLPFCPQSLNPKTMLPPKRPREQTKLMATLHDKERYVIHYRALKQALAHGLVLKKIHRVLKFKQSPWLKSYIDLNTNLRKAAKNEFEKNLFKLMNNAVFGKTMENVRKRVDIKLLTEWEGCYGAEARISSPLFKNVTIFNENLVAVEMRRAEIWLDKPIYVGMSILDLAKTTIYDFHYGYLNRRFGENFTTCYTDTDSVIVEIREKDPYEAMKTDCHRHFDTSDYPKDNIYGIPQVNKKVLGMMKDENNGCIMTDYIGLRSKLYTIKVAITDNDIKKLKGKLIDQEYEDDEIEILIKNYGVTKKAKGVKKSVVNTKITFEDYVERLDNFTTKTASQNLIRSDKHHVYTITQSKIALSPNDDKRNHLPESYDTLPWGHYLVDILELDVD from the coding sequence ATGTTGGCTAAACTTATTCAGTTAATTGCATCCATCTTAGGTTTAATCAGAAATGATTATAATGATGAAAATTTAAGAAAGGGGTTGATAGAATGTAATAAGACATCCAAAAAATTAAGGGACTCTATGAGATATGCCAAGACGATTGGTGAAAAGCAGCACCTCGAAGCCCAGATGCGGCAGGTGAAAACATTAAGAAACCAACTAAAAGCCGAACAGAAGAAGGGGGCGGGACTTAACACTCGACCGGAGACTGCTTACAAAAGGGTACAATGGGATGACTCTATATCTGCATTTAATTCAAGAATTAGAACTGGAGTCATCTCAAACCTTAAACACAAGGACCCGGGTAGTTTCCTGGTAGATTGCAAAGCCCTATTCAAACGTAGAATTCATAACGCTCTTAAGACTGATGAGGCAGTAAAGGTGAATATGGTATTTGGTGGAGAATTTCAAGTAGCCAGCGGAGATAAGGTCCTCAATGATACCAAGTATTTCACTACTTCAAACTCCCCCATCTATAGAGATACGAATATTGATGAATGGTTTGAGAAAAAAGTAGTGGAGCCCATCTCCAGAGACTTGGAAGAATTCCAAGAACGCGATTCTGGATGGGCTCTAAAGGCAGTTGTTAACCTGGGAGTCAACATTAACAAATTTACACCGCAGCTTGGCTCCTCATACATTGAACTTCCCCctcagataaaaacaaaacaggCATGCATTAATGTTAAGAACGATGACGAGGCATGCTTTGCATGGGCTATCATATCGGCATTATACCCTACAACTAAAAATGTCGATTTAATGACATCTTACCCGCACTACTCGAGCATATTAAAACTTAAAGGTATTCAGTGGCCTATGACCATCAAACAGATTCCGAATTTTGAAAAGCAGAATAATATGTCGATCAACGTATACATTTTGAAAAAGGAGAAGAAAAACTATACGACCCTCCCAACCTTCCTAACAAAGAACAAGAAAGATAAACATGTGAATCTTCTTCTTGTTCAAGATACATATGATGAGCAAGGTCCGATTAGATATCATTACGTTTGGATAAAAAATCTATCCCGTCTGCTTTCCAACCAATTAAGTAAAGATAAGGGAACAAAGTGTTTCTGCGATAGttgtttacattattttattactaaggaAAAGCTAAATGTTCATAAGGCATGCTGCAAAGGGCGATCAGATGTTAACTGTGATAGGTGTTTACAAACATTTTCATCGTCTACACAGCTAGAAGCCCACACCAACGATTGTGTAAGAATAAATGAAACAGCCATCAAAATGCCAGAACAAAGTCGTAAAATGCTAAGATTTAAGAATTTCTGGAATAAGATTAAAGCCCCCTTTACCGTTTATGCAGATCTCGAAAGTGCTCTAAAACGTACAGGAGATCCTAAGAAACATCAGGAACACATTCCTGTAGCAGTTGGGTATTTTTTCAAATGTTCATATGATGATACCCTATCGTTTTATAGCTCATATCGAGGAAAGGATTGTATGAAATGGTTCGCAGATGAACTTAATCAGCTTGCTGTGAATGTTTCTACAGTGTTTATGTGCCCATATGATATAGATATGACATCTCAGCAAGAGAGTGATTTTCATGCAGCCACTCATTGCCATATCTGCGAGCAGCGCTTCTCCCTCGATGATAAGAAAGTGCGGGACCACAACCACCTCACTCCAGAACATAACTACAGAGGGGCTGCCCATGAAGGGTGTAACATTAATTATAAAGATGCTCACACTATCCCAGTGATATTTCATAACCTTAGTGGATATGACGCCCACTTTATTGTTAATGATATTGCTACACAAATCAAAGGTCCCGTAGATCTTCTTCCTATTACTAAGGAGAAATATATCTCTTTTACGAAACACCTCAATGATGCTCGAATTAAATTCCGTTTTATCGATAGTTTTCGATTTTTGGCGTCTTCTCTCGATAAGCTCTCTTCTTATTTGACCGAATATCCTAATCTCCGCTCTCAATATACTTCGCTTCCTGAGGAGAATTTTCATCTTTTAACTAAGAAAGGAATCATGCCATATGATTATATTGATTCTTTTATAAAATTTACTGAAACGTCTCTACCTCCTATTGagtctttttataataaacttgACGATAAACCATGTCCCCGTCGGCATTATCATAGAGCCCAAGATGTCTGGTCTTCATTCTCCTGTTCCACTCTCGGGGATTATGTCGATTTATACATGAAAAcggacattcttcttcttgcagaCGTCTTTGAGCAATTTCGAACCAGTTGTCTCAAAACATATAATCTTGACCCAGCTCATTACTTTACTCTTCCCGGCTTCACGTGGGATGCAATGCTTAAGCACACAAAACAGGAACTGGAGCTTTTAACAGATCCAGATATGTTTCTGTTTGTGGAGCGTGGTATTCGTGGTGGTTTGAGTCAAGTTTGCTCGAAACGCCGCGTCCACGCTAATAACAAGTATATGACATCTTACGATCCATCGAAGCCCGACTCATATCTGATGTATTTCGATGTCAATAATCAATATGGCTGGGCAATGTCTCAATTCCTTCCATATGGAGGCTTCGAATGGGTCGATGCCAACATTGATGTCCTGTCCATAGCTGACGATGCTTCTGAAGGGTACTTTCTCGAGGTCGATCTGGCGTACCCCCAACATATCCACGATCGTCATAAAGATCTTCCGTTTTGCCCCCAATCATTGAACCCTAAAACTATGCTTCCCCCTAAACGACCGCGAGAGCAAACCAAATTAATGGCTACCCTTCATGATAAAGAAAGATACGTAATTCATTACAGGGCCTTGAAGCAAGCGCTAGCTCACGGATTGGTGCTCAAAAAGATTCACCGAGTCCTGAAATTTAAGCAGTCTCCTTGGTTAAAGTCATACATTGACTTGAATACAAATCTCCGGAAGGCAGCGAAAAatgaatttgagaaaaatcttttcaaacttaTGAACAATGCTGTGTTCGGCAAGACCATGGAAAATGTACGCAAGCGCGTTGATATTAAATTGCTTACTGAATGGGAGGGTTGTTACGGAGCTGAAGCTCGAATAAGCAGTCCATTGTTTAAGAATGTTACTATTTTTAACGAAAATTTGGTAGCTGTCGAGATGCGTAGAGCGGAAATATGGTTAGATAAACCAATATATGTGGGCATGAGTATACTGGATTTGGCTAAAACTACGATATACGATTTTCACTATGGGTATTTAAATAGAAGGTTTGGTGAGAACTTTACGACCTGCTATACAGATACCGATAGTGTGATCGTGGAGATACGGGAAAAAGATCCCTATGAGGCTATGAAAACAGACTGTCATCGGCACTTTGACACGTCTGACTATCCTAAAGACAATATTTATGGCATTCCCCAGGTTAACAAGAAGGTGTTGGGTATGATGAAGGATGAGAATAATGGCTGCATTATGACTGACTACATAGGGCTCCGATCTAAATTATACACGATAAAAGTAGCTATCACAGATAATGACATCAAAAAACTGAAGGGGAAGTTGATAGATCAGGAGTATGAGGACGATGAGATTGAAATACTTATTAAAAATTATGGTGTGACAAAGAAGGCGAAGGGGGTTAAGAAATCTGTTGTAAACACTAAAATTACCTTCGAAGACTACGTCGAGCGTTTAGATAACTTTACAACAAAGACCGCCTCACAGAATCTAATACGCTCAGATAAGCACCATGTTTATACCATAACACAAAGCAAGATTGCGCTCAGCCCTAATGATGATAAAAGAAATCACCTTCCGGAGTCTTATGACACGCTTCCCTGGGGGCATTATTTAGTTGATATTCTTGAGCTGGACGTTGATTAG